A single Phormidium ambiguum IAM M-71 DNA region contains:
- a CDS encoding AI-2E family transporter, translating to MPDRSIHRLLVSLASVVVIIAGLKATSDLLGPILLSLFIVLICNPIVLWLRQKRFPKWLAYTIVILGVIAVGFIFVAFLGISIAQLTVALPKYRSLLEDQVATWQQEIDKLGIEGKDIIKLNLISPGRIFQLIISFLTGLLGTITNVGLTLFIFIYMLVGATSFSHKLLQSLGAGNPMLDRIQVFNKSISIYLLIKSWLGAMTAIGHIILLLVLGVDFAVLWGVLSFLFNFIPNIGYVIALIPPVVVAFLEFGIFKAVIVFIGYALINNFFDMVIGPRYLGKGLDLSTLITFLSVILWTWILGPIGAFLALPLTVMLKKLLLESYPDTQVLATLIGEDEKDETISG from the coding sequence ATGCCCGATCGCTCAATTCATCGTCTGCTAGTCAGTTTAGCAAGTGTAGTAGTAATTATTGCTGGCTTAAAAGCTACATCTGACCTTTTAGGCCCAATATTACTATCATTATTTATTGTTTTAATTTGTAATCCTATTGTTTTGTGGTTGCGCCAAAAAAGATTTCCCAAATGGTTAGCTTATACGATCGTAATTTTGGGAGTTATTGCTGTTGGTTTTATTTTTGTGGCATTTTTAGGAATATCGATCGCGCAATTAACAGTCGCATTACCAAAATATCGATCGCTCTTAGAAGATCAAGTAGCTACTTGGCAGCAAGAAATTGATAAGCTTGGTATAGAAGGTAAGGATATCATTAAACTCAATTTGATCAGTCCGGGAAGAATTTTTCAGTTAATAATTAGTTTTTTGACTGGACTTTTAGGCACGATTACAAATGTTGGGTTAACTTTGTTTATTTTTATCTATATGCTGGTGGGGGCAACCAGTTTTTCGCACAAACTCCTGCAAAGTTTAGGCGCAGGAAATCCCATGCTCGATCGCATCCAGGTTTTTAATAAAAGTATCAGCATTTATTTGTTAATTAAAAGCTGGTTAGGTGCAATGACTGCGATCGGGCATATAATCTTACTGCTAGTTTTAGGAGTAGATTTTGCTGTTCTTTGGGGTGTTCTTTCCTTTTTATTCAACTTTATTCCTAATATTGGTTATGTAATTGCTCTGATTCCACCAGTGGTAGTTGCATTTCTAGAGTTTGGAATTTTTAAAGCAGTAATTGTCTTTATCGGTTACGCTTTAATTAACAATTTCTTTGATATGGTCATCGGGCCTCGTTATTTAGGAAAAGGTCTAGACCTTTCTACATTAATAACTTTTTTGTCTGTGATTCTCTGGACTTGGATTTTGGGGCCGATCGGTGCATTTCTCGCTTTACCGTTAACAGTAATGCTGAAAAAATTACTTTTAGAAAGTTACCCAGATACACAAGTTTTAGCTACATTAATTGGTGAAGATGAAAAAGACGAAACAATTAGTGGTTAG
- a CDS encoding phage holin family protein, producing MIPFLISIVVLAVSLLIISKLPTGVEVDNPWIALIAGAIIGAFNGVWALFPNWFRTANAILSLGLIPLIGSIIVFGLAAWLVEGFRLRWGIGSAILGAIALSIVNSILIFILRSVGIVAV from the coding sequence ATGATTCCATTTTTAATTTCGATCGTTGTGCTGGCAGTTAGTTTATTAATTATCTCTAAGCTACCTACTGGCGTTGAAGTAGATAATCCTTGGATCGCTTTAATTGCAGGGGCAATTATTGGGGCATTTAATGGAGTTTGGGCTTTATTTCCCAATTGGTTTAGAACTGCAAATGCTATTCTTAGCTTGGGTTTGATTCCTCTGATTGGCAGTATCATTGTTTTTGGTTTAGCTGCCTGGTTAGTTGAAGGATTTCGTTTACGTTGGGGCATTGGTAGTGCGATTTTAGGCGCGATCGCATTGAGTATTGTTAACTCAATTCTCATTTTCATTTTGCGCTCAGTTGGAATAGTTGCTGTCTAA
- a CDS encoding aldo/keto reductase, producing the protein MPNQKLSLPIMGCGTWAWGNRLLWGYDPSMDRQLQEVFNLCVDRGVTLFDTGDSYGTGKLNGRSETLLGKFSQEYSGVNQENICIATKLAAYPWRLTRQSMVNAGKASAKRLGRNVDLVQMHWSTANYFPWQEWALLDGLADLYEQGLVKGVGLSNYGSKRLKKVHQRFRERGVPITSLQVQYSLLSTYPIAQLGLKDVCDELGIKLIAYSPLALGLLTGKYSEETALPKGVRRLAFQQILPGIKPLLGCLKEIAESRNKTMSQVAINWCICKGTIPIPGAKSVEQAKDNLGALGWQLDASEVTELDKAAANTEKKMVQNIFQTK; encoded by the coding sequence ATGCCAAACCAAAAACTCTCTCTTCCGATTATGGGCTGCGGAACTTGGGCGTGGGGAAATCGCCTACTTTGGGGATACGATCCGAGTATGGATCGTCAATTACAAGAGGTTTTTAACCTTTGTGTCGATCGTGGTGTAACTTTATTTGATACAGGCGATTCTTACGGAACTGGGAAATTAAACGGTCGTAGCGAAACGCTGTTAGGAAAGTTTTCTCAGGAATATTCTGGAGTTAATCAAGAAAATATTTGCATTGCGACAAAATTAGCTGCTTATCCTTGGAGATTAACTCGTCAGTCAATGGTTAATGCGGGTAAAGCTTCGGCGAAACGTTTGGGAAGAAATGTTGATTTGGTGCAAATGCACTGGTCTACAGCTAATTATTTTCCTTGGCAAGAATGGGCGCTTTTGGATGGGTTAGCTGACCTTTACGAACAAGGATTAGTTAAAGGAGTTGGCTTATCTAATTATGGCTCAAAACGATTAAAAAAAGTACATCAAAGATTTAGAGAAAGAGGCGTGCCGATTACTAGTTTGCAGGTGCAATATTCGTTGTTATCTACTTACCCGATCGCGCAATTAGGCTTAAAAGACGTTTGCGATGAATTAGGGATTAAATTAATTGCTTATAGTCCTTTGGCTTTGGGTTTATTAACTGGAAAATATTCAGAAGAAACTGCTTTACCTAAAGGAGTTCGTCGTTTAGCTTTTCAGCAAATTTTACCAGGCATTAAACCGCTTTTAGGTTGTTTAAAAGAAATTGCGGAAAGCAGGAATAAAACTATGTCCCAAGTGGCAATTAATTGGTGTATTTGTAAGGGAACTATTCCCATTCCGGGGGCAAAATCTGTAGAGCAAGCCAAGGATAATCTCGGCGCTTTAGGTTGGCAACTTGATGCAAGTGAAGTTACCGAATTAGACAAAGCTGCTGCTAATACAGAGAAAAAAATGGTACAAAATATATTTCAAACCAAGTAA
- a CDS encoding 2OG-Fe(II) oxygenase, whose translation MNYYKKSPNVFPVNYLNDLRGEILACPFFAVNNLNRDFVGTKGFSVVFHRSEIAEVERKFPFFKPYLDQALEPSCNAFYLNPLLLQEGSRVDPHIDRSLRSYCKTIEPPMLVSVLYVQVPENLQGGELVLRNHKQQVGQIKPQINTLVYFQGDLTHSVNAVKSTGTRLSLVCEQYSLSEKELRDIPEFTVESRAMKVKKS comes from the coding sequence GTGAATTACTATAAAAAATCTCCCAACGTTTTTCCAGTCAATTACTTGAACGATTTGCGAGGCGAAATTCTCGCTTGTCCCTTTTTCGCAGTTAATAATCTCAACCGTGATTTTGTTGGGACTAAAGGCTTTTCTGTAGTTTTTCACCGCTCAGAAATTGCGGAAGTTGAACGAAAATTTCCCTTTTTTAAACCTTATTTAGACCAAGCATTAGAACCTTCATGTAACGCTTTTTATCTCAATCCTTTACTACTTCAGGAAGGTTCGCGGGTCGATCCACATATCGATCGCTCTTTGCGATCGTACTGCAAAACTATTGAACCCCCAATGCTGGTCAGCGTACTTTATGTCCAAGTCCCAGAAAATTTGCAAGGAGGAGAATTAGTCCTCCGCAATCATAAACAACAAGTCGGACAAATTAAACCACAAATTAACACCCTGGTTTATTTTCAAGGTGATTTAACTCATTCTGTAAATGCTGTAAAAAGTACTGGAACTCGATTAAGTTTAGTTTGCGAACAATATAGTTTGAGTGAAAAAGAATTGCGCGATATTCCTGAATTTACAGTTGAATCAAGAGCAATGAAAGTCAAAAAAAGCTAA
- a CDS encoding EamA family transporter has product MKTATVRWSDILLTAIAPMIWGTTYVVATELLPPNHPLLVAALRSLPIGILLTAWLRELPKGVWWWRILLLGSLNIGIFQALLFVAAYRLPGGVAATAGSIQPLLVVFFSWIILNEKPSKLSIVVAIAGFVGVGLLVLSPSARLDGVGIAAAIAGAATMGLGTVLVKRWKSPVSLLVFTAWQLTVGGLVLLPIALVIEGPIDRLSPTNLLGFIYLGLIGTGLAYALWFRGIDKLKASSVSYLGLMSPLVATLMGFFLLNQTLTPMQLMGIAIVLFSVLIGQKTDRLRQRSFLNFTTRIKKS; this is encoded by the coding sequence ATGAAGACAGCTACAGTTCGCTGGTCTGATATTCTGCTGACAGCAATTGCGCCCATGATTTGGGGAACAACTTACGTAGTAGCAACTGAACTCTTGCCGCCTAATCATCCATTACTGGTAGCCGCCTTGCGTTCATTACCGATCGGTATTTTGCTAACCGCATGGTTGAGAGAACTACCTAAAGGCGTTTGGTGGTGGCGAATTTTGCTTTTAGGTAGTCTGAATATTGGAATTTTTCAAGCTTTATTATTTGTAGCCGCTTATCGCCTTCCCGGTGGCGTAGCCGCAACCGCAGGATCGATCCAACCTTTATTAGTAGTATTTTTTTCTTGGATCATTTTGAACGAAAAACCTTCCAAGCTATCAATTGTAGTTGCGATCGCTGGTTTTGTTGGTGTTGGGTTGCTAGTTTTAAGTCCTTCAGCGCGTCTTGATGGTGTTGGCATTGCCGCTGCGATCGCAGGAGCCGCCACAATGGGTTTAGGAACAGTATTAGTTAAACGCTGGAAAAGTCCGGTTTCTTTACTTGTCTTTACCGCCTGGCAATTAACAGTTGGGGGACTGGTTTTATTGCCGATCGCTTTAGTAATTGAAGGGCCGATCGATCGTCTTTCTCCAACTAATTTATTAGGCTTTATTTATTTAGGTTTAATTGGTACTGGACTAGCTTACGCGCTCTGGTTTCGCGGGATTGATAAACTCAAAGCATCATCTGTTTCATATTTAGGCTTAATGAGTCCTTTAGTAGCCACACTAATGGGATTTTTCTTACTAAACCAAACATTAACCCCAATGCAATTAATGGGAATTGCGATCGTTTTATTCAGTGTTTTGATTGGACAAAAAACCGATCGATTACGTCAACGTTCATTTCTTAATTTCACAACCCGAATCAAAAAATCATAA
- the msrB gene encoding peptide-methionine (R)-S-oxide reductase MsrB: MTTSKQEFEVKKTEQEWREILTPEQFNVLRKHGTERAGTSPLDKVYDKGTFVCAGCELPLFTSDTKFNSGTGWPSFFAPLDEAIETTVDRSFFMTRTEVHCRRCGGHLGHVFNDGPKPTGLRYCMNGVALKFVPEQNQ; the protein is encoded by the coding sequence ATGACCACATCCAAGCAAGAATTTGAAGTTAAGAAAACCGAACAAGAATGGCGAGAAATTTTAACGCCTGAGCAGTTTAATGTGTTGCGGAAACATGGCACGGAAAGAGCAGGCACCAGTCCATTAGATAAAGTTTATGACAAAGGTACATTTGTCTGTGCTGGTTGTGAGTTACCCCTGTTTACTTCTGATACTAAATTCAACAGTGGTACTGGTTGGCCTAGCTTTTTTGCGCCGCTAGATGAGGCGATCGAAACAACTGTCGATCGCTCATTTTTTATGACTAGAACTGAAGTTCATTGTCGTCGCTGCGGTGGGCATTTAGGTCACGTATTTAATGATGGGCCAAAGCCTACAGGTCTGCGTTATTGTATGAACGGGGTGGCATTAAAGTTCGTTCCTGAACAGAATCAGTAG
- a CDS encoding class I SAM-dependent methyltransferase, translated as MTTQTFDETKAEIFTDRILGVLNSGALSLMISIGHRTKLFDTLAKLPPATSQEIADSTNLNERYVREWLGAMVTGRIIDYNPTKKTYYLPPEHAAFLTRAAAGNNIAPITQFISVLGTVEDQIVDCFFQGGGVPYSQYKRFHEVMAEESAQTVVAALEEYILPLIPNIKEALEQGINVLDLGCGRGRAMNKLAERFPHSQFWGYDFSSEAIAIATAEAQQKNLTNVHFQVQDAATLDESDRYHLITTFDAIHDQAKPDVVLSNIKKALRPDGVYLMQDIHAATEVHDNLDHPIAPFLYTISCMHCMTVSLADGGMGLGTVWGQQKALQMLADAGFTRVELKQSEHDLQNDYYIVRKD; from the coding sequence ATGACCACACAAACTTTTGACGAAACAAAAGCGGAAATATTTACCGATCGCATACTTGGTGTCCTCAATAGTGGCGCACTTTCGCTCATGATTTCTATCGGTCATCGTACCAAATTGTTTGATACGTTAGCAAAATTACCACCTGCTACTAGCCAGGAAATTGCTGATAGCACAAACTTAAATGAAAGGTATGTGCGCGAATGGTTGGGGGCAATGGTAACAGGACGGATAATCGATTACAATCCAACTAAAAAAACTTATTATTTACCTCCTGAACACGCTGCTTTTTTAACTAGAGCAGCGGCGGGAAATAATATTGCGCCAATTACCCAATTTATTTCTGTATTGGGAACAGTAGAAGACCAAATTGTAGATTGTTTTTTCCAAGGCGGTGGTGTTCCTTATTCTCAATATAAACGCTTTCATGAAGTCATGGCGGAAGAAAGCGCACAAACGGTGGTTGCTGCTTTAGAGGAGTACATTTTACCATTAATTCCTAATATAAAAGAAGCTTTAGAGCAGGGAATTAATGTGTTAGATCTTGGTTGTGGGCGTGGTCGAGCAATGAACAAATTGGCTGAGAGATTTCCTCATAGTCAATTTTGGGGATATGATTTTTCGTCAGAAGCGATCGCTATTGCTACTGCGGAAGCGCAACAAAAAAATTTAACTAATGTTCATTTCCAAGTTCAAGATGCTGCGACTTTGGACGAAAGCGATCGCTATCATTTAATTACCACTTTTGACGCAATTCATGACCAAGCAAAACCTGATGTTGTTTTAAGTAACATTAAAAAAGCTTTGCGTCCAGATGGCGTTTATTTAATGCAGGATATTCACGCCGCTACCGAAGTACATGATAATTTGGATCATCCAATTGCTCCATTCCTTTACACTATTTCTTGTATGCACTGTATGACAGTTTCTCTGGCAGATGGTGGGATGGGATTAGGTACGGTTTGGGGTCAACAAAAAGCATTGCAAATGTTAGCTGATGCGGGATTTACTCGTGTAGAACTCAAGCAATCAGAACACGATTTGCAAAACGATTACTACATCGTTAGAAAAGATTGA
- a CDS encoding GNAT family N-acetyltransferase, producing MNLNQEKQQPNIYTDRLILRPFMLKDAAEVQKLAGDRAIAAVTQAIPHPYEDGMAEDWIKSHPKQFAEGKGVVFAITFSETNLLCGAIGLSIHQEDNRAELGYWIGKPFWGNGYCTEAAKAILKYGFESLGLHRIYSSHFSSNPASGRVMQKIGMLYEGCLRQHLLKWGKFEDRVQYGILKTEWESQFQKAELS from the coding sequence ATGAATTTAAATCAAGAAAAACAACAGCCAAATATTTATACAGATAGATTGATTTTGCGCCCATTTATGCTAAAGGATGCAGCAGAAGTGCAAAAGTTAGCAGGCGATCGCGCAATTGCTGCTGTTACCCAAGCCATTCCCCATCCTTATGAAGATGGGATGGCTGAAGATTGGATTAAAAGCCATCCAAAACAGTTTGCTGAAGGAAAAGGAGTAGTTTTTGCAATTACATTTTCTGAAACTAATCTGTTATGTGGTGCAATAGGTTTATCAATACACCAAGAAGATAATCGTGCAGAATTAGGTTATTGGATTGGTAAACCTTTTTGGGGAAATGGTTATTGCACTGAAGCTGCTAAAGCAATATTAAAATATGGCTTTGAATCTTTGGGATTACATCGGATTTATTCTTCCCATTTCTCTAGCAATCCTGCTTCAGGTAGAGTGATGCAAAAAATAGGAATGCTTTACGAAGGTTGTTTGCGCCAACATCTTTTGAAATGGGGAAAATTTGAAGATAGAGTCCAATATGGAATTCTTAAAACTGAGTGGGAAAGCCAGTTTCAAAAGGCAGAGTTAAGTTAA